The following is a genomic window from Actinomycetota bacterium.
GTGTTCCCCGTGGCCAGGGCGGGCGCGAGCTTCCAGATGGCCATGATGTAGGGGAAGTTCCAGGGGATGATGCCGGCGCACACTCCGTACGGCTCGCGCTCCACGAAGTCCCACCCCTCCGCGGGGAACCCGAAGGACTCCACGGGCTGCCGGTACGGGTAGCGGCCGCCCAGGGCGGCCAGGTGGCGCCAGTACTCGTTGCCGTAGGGGATGGTGAACAGGGACGACATCCGCATGGTGTGCCCGGAGTCGGCGGTCTCCCATTCCACCAGCTCGTCCTGGCGGGCCAGGATGCCGTCCAGGACACGCATCATCGCGGCGGTGCGCTCGGCGGGTGCCATGTTCGGCCACGGGCCCTCGTCGAAGGCCTTGCGGGCGGCCGCGATGGCCGTGTCCACGTCCCGCGCCTCGCCCAGGGCCACCGTGGCGATGGGCTCGCCGGTGGACGGGCTGTGTGTCTCGAAGGTCTGGCCGGACGCGGAGTCGACGAACTCTCCGCCGATGAAGAGCTTGAACTCGCGCATGGTTCCTCCCAGGTGGGCCAGGTGGGCTGGCGTCGTCAAGAATAGGCCAGTTGACCGGCGGTCATCGCACCCGTCTGGGGGCCGCCCGACGGCGGCTCGGGGGTCAGCGGTAGGAGTGCTCCTCGTCCGGGAAGGACCCGTCCGCCACGTCCCGGGCGTACGCCTGGACCGCGGTGGTGATCTCCGCGCGGAGGTTCGCGTAGGCCTTGGCGAACTTGGGGTACTTGCCACCGCCCATCCCGAGCAGGTCCGTGATCACCAGGACCTGTCCGTCGCAGTGCGGCCCGGCGCCAATGCCGATGGTCGGCATGGACAGGGACCGTGTGATCTCGCGGCCCAGCTCCACCGGGATGCCCTCCAGGACCAGCGAGAACGCGCCCGCCTTCTCCAGCCCGACGGCCTGGTCGAGGAGCCGGTGGGCGGCCTCGTCGCTCCTGCCCTGGACCCGGTACCCGCCCATGGTGTTGACGAACTGGGGAGTCAGCCCGAGGTGCCCCATCACCGGGATGCCGCGCGAGACGAGGGCTTCGGTCAGCTCGGGGAACCAGCCCTCGATCTTCACCGCGTGGGCGCCTTCCTTCAGGAACCGGCCGGCGTTCTGGATCCCGTCCTCGACGGAGACCTGGTACGACATGAACGGCATGTCGCCGACGATGAGGGCGTTGCGCGCCCCGCGGACGA
Proteins encoded in this region:
- the panB gene encoding 3-methyl-2-oxobutanoate hydroxymethyltransferase; this encodes MHTTAQDLRSWKQEGRRFAMLTCYDFPTAQILDEAGIPVLLVGDSVANTMLGYDTTLPVTMEEMLHHTRAVVRGARNALIVGDMPFMSYQVSVEDGIQNAGRFLKEGAHAVKIEGWFPELTEALVSRGIPVMGHLGLTPQFVNTMGGYRVQGRSDEAAHRLLDQAVGLEKAGAFSLVLEGIPVELGREITRSLSMPTIGIGAGPHCDGQVLVITDLLGMGGGKYPKFAKAYANLRAEITTAVQAYARDVADGSFPDEEHSYR